Proteins found in one Aethina tumida isolate Nest 87 chromosome 1, icAetTumi1.1, whole genome shotgun sequence genomic segment:
- the LOC109604581 gene encoding sperm flagellar protein 1: MDNDYEELYRWVDEQAISRPKKRLNRDFADAVPVAQILKTYFPKMVEMHNYSPQNSVQMKMMNWKVLNKKVLTKIGLPLSNDTIENLANATPGTINRLLMDIKKKIDLANPNLQKGGSDSQLNTEEDVIFETESEEFSDDATLSTDSSDDRDEECGTIILMMDTDVDKMNEDLIMISEQAYHKMKKEAKDLDNEIEKLKNKKQHLQKLIAVKDDRIKHLNRQLEFVNAQTDMTTASSYFPPLSPEISPKSTPEHSPIRTPTQSPESTPLSTPKSTPKSTPKLTPNTSPKTTPYPTPSTSKETISKLSVPKTTPEERSPPTTPESTPRTSPMSTPSVTPKTVKKFSPTIMKAPRKNLSRKKLLL; this comes from the exons atggaCAACGATTACGAAGAGTTATATAGATGGGTAGATGAGCAAGCAATTTCGCGACCTAAGAAGCGACTCAATCGCGACTTCGCCGATGCAG TCCCGGTAGCGCAAATTTTAAAGACCTACTTTCCTAAAATGGTGGAGATGCACAACTACAGTCCTCAGAACTCGGTGCAGATGAAAATGATGAACTGGAAAGTTTTGAACAAGAAGGTTTTAACGAAAATTGGACTCCCTTTAAGCAATGACACAATAGAGAATCTAGCCAACGCTACGCCTGGTACCATTAACAGATTGTTGATGGATatcaaaaagaaaattgaCCTGGCCAATCCAAACTTGCAAAAAGGCGGCAGTGACTCACAACTTAATACAGAGGAAGATGTTATTTTTGAAACGGAAAGCGAAGAGTTTTCTGATGATGCCACTCTCTCTACGGATTCCAGTGATGATAGAG ACGAAGAATGTGGCACTATAATTTTGATGATGGACACTGATGTGGACAAGATGAACGAAGATCTCATCATGATCAGTGAACAAGCATATCATAAAATGAAGAAGGAGGCGAAGGATTTGGATaacgaaattgaaaaattaaaaaacaaa aaaCAACATTTACAGAAGCTCATTGCAGTCAAAGATGACagaataaaacatttgaatCGCCAACTGGAGTTCGTGAACGCCCAAACAGACATGACAACTGCATCGAGTTATTTTCCACCATTGTCTCCGGAAATTTCTCCGAAATCGACACCAGAACACTCTCCGATACGTACACCGACACAATCACCAGAATCGACGCCACTATCGACACCAAAATCGACACCAAAATCGACACCAAAATTAACTCCAAACACATCCCCCAAAACGACACCATACCCAACTCCTTCGACATCCAAGGAGACTATTTCGAAATTATCCGTACCGAAAACGACACCTGAGGAAAGGTCGCCACCAACGACTCCGGAATCGACGCCCAGAACGTCACCCATGTCAACACCATCAGTGACTCCGAAAACGGTAAAGAAATTCTCACCGACAATAATGAAGGCACCGAGGAAGAATCTGTCGCGAAAGAAGTTGCTGCTGTAA